From the genome of Bradyrhizobium elkanii USDA 76, one region includes:
- a CDS encoding cyclic nucleotide-gated ion channel has protein sequence MSKRLVLPALTRFVSATAGRNMTTAAYVAVAAGVAMMTLLTVAPAHDAAPRWVDALLWACLAYFVFEWLVRLRHMGRQGKFWFYALSSAGVVDAIGALAVPVALLSGVEPKTAWLLGVLWVLKVVPGIPGLRQLRRVLVVESGPLLSVLVIFLMVVFLASVAEYFLERDVQPQTFGSVPAALWWAVVTLTTTGYGDVVPITPLGRVVAAMVMISGLGVFGLWTGILATGFAAETRRDNFLRTWETVSKVPFFAHLGPAAIADVTQMLRTMDLPPRTMIIRKDTNGDCMYFVAAGEVEVDLPGRKVKLGEGEFFGEMALLGNAKRGASVSTSKVTRLLVLDLVDFRLLMARHPDLAETIDAEAKRRERENQ, from the coding sequence ATGTCCAAGCGGCTCGTCCTTCCGGCCTTGACGCGCTTCGTTTCCGCCACCGCCGGCCGCAACATGACCACGGCGGCCTATGTCGCCGTCGCGGCCGGTGTCGCCATGATGACGCTGCTGACGGTCGCGCCGGCCCATGACGCGGCGCCGCGCTGGGTGGATGCGCTGCTATGGGCCTGCCTTGCCTATTTCGTATTCGAATGGCTGGTGCGGCTGCGCCACATGGGGCGGCAGGGCAAATTCTGGTTCTACGCGCTGTCCAGCGCCGGCGTGGTCGACGCGATCGGCGCGCTGGCCGTGCCGGTGGCCTTGCTGTCCGGCGTCGAGCCGAAAACCGCCTGGCTGCTCGGCGTGCTCTGGGTGCTCAAGGTGGTGCCGGGCATTCCCGGCCTGCGCCAGCTCCGGCGCGTGCTGGTCGTGGAATCCGGGCCGCTGCTCAGCGTGCTCGTGATCTTCCTGATGGTGGTGTTCCTGGCCTCCGTTGCGGAATATTTCCTGGAGCGGGACGTCCAGCCGCAGACCTTCGGCAGCGTGCCGGCGGCGCTGTGGTGGGCGGTGGTGACGCTGACCACGACCGGCTACGGCGACGTGGTGCCGATCACCCCGCTCGGCCGCGTGGTCGCCGCCATGGTGATGATCTCGGGCCTCGGCGTGTTCGGGCTGTGGACCGGTATCCTGGCGACCGGCTTTGCCGCCGAAACCCGCCGCGACAATTTCTTGCGAACCTGGGAGACCGTCAGCAAGGTGCCGTTCTTCGCGCACCTCGGCCCGGCCGCGATCGCCGACGTCACCCAAATGCTGCGGACCATGGACCTGCCGCCGCGCACCATGATCATCCGCAAGGACACCAATGGCGACTGCATGTATTTCGTCGCCGCCGGCGAGGTCGAGGTCGACCTGCCCGGGCGCAAGGTGAAGCTTGGCGAAGGCGAGTTCTTCGGCGAGATGGCATTGCTCGGCAACGCCAAGCGCGGCGCCAGCGTCTCGACCAGCAAGGTGACCAGGCTGTTGGTGCTTGACCTGGTCGATTTCCGCCTGTTGATGGCAAGGCATCCCGATCTCGCCGAGACCATCGACGCCGAGGCCAAGCGGCGCGAACGTGAGAATCAATAA
- a CDS encoding Crp/Fnr family transcriptional regulator, translating into MDTSHLAEHAGAAGSFFASIFVVATLSMRTMIPLRVFAILTNIILIATAVPTHNYATLILHAVLLPVNTYRLHQMLQLVRNVKKSVNSDLSMEWLKPFTTERKCTAGEVLFYKDEKADSMFYIVSGRFRLVESGIELPVGALVGEFGMLSPSNTRTQTLECVETGMVLSVTYDQVEQLYVQNPAFGFYFLRLASARLFQNISTLEQQLAQHATPQVAEPKPA; encoded by the coding sequence ATGGATACCTCACATCTCGCGGAGCACGCCGGCGCCGCCGGCAGTTTCTTCGCATCGATCTTCGTGGTTGCCACGCTGTCGATGCGGACCATGATCCCGTTGCGCGTCTTCGCCATCCTGACCAACATCATCCTGATCGCGACCGCCGTCCCGACCCACAATTACGCGACGCTGATCCTGCATGCCGTGCTGTTGCCGGTGAATACCTATCGGCTGCACCAGATGCTGCAACTGGTCCGCAACGTGAAGAAATCGGTCAACAGCGATCTGTCGATGGAATGGCTGAAGCCGTTCACGACGGAACGCAAATGCACCGCGGGCGAAGTCCTGTTCTACAAGGACGAGAAGGCCGACAGCATGTTCTACATTGTCAGCGGCCGCTTCCGCCTGGTCGAATCCGGCATCGAGCTGCCGGTCGGCGCCCTCGTCGGCGAGTTCGGCATGCTGTCGCCGTCGAACACGCGAACCCAGACGCTGGAGTGCGTCGAGACCGGCATGGTGCTGTCGGTGACCTATGACCAGGTCGAGCAGCTCTACGTCCAGAACCCGGCGTTCGGCTTCTACTTCCTGCGCCTCGCCAGCGCCCGCCTGTTCCAGAATATCTCGACGCTCGAGCAGCAGCTCGCGCAGCACGCCACCCCACAGGTCGCGGAGCCCAAACCTGCATGA
- a CDS encoding DUF6537 domain-containing protein — protein sequence MADDDGLLASLRYLFADIIGDEDEGPPVLPDACPDHLGPAVTKAIDLLIAYQSTSYAQLYIDRLKRFVGRRGVDDALLAEIARLMAERMAYEDAIRIAQLKLGEVNAVGGLAARSADDVKKFRLDELIDALPAVVADPVLGVLDQFGWRRRRVSIRFSANNRFSVRRLRIEAGLKRWRLFSGRYARERVWVERWLHMIDRSLTKQPSAAPAVVQTATMIQGYGDPYRQGIADWHVIIDGLAKPTFDGVLVLPDLAGAIAEARAATMPDPRQAALKRKIAEIRARAPAVS from the coding sequence GTGGCGGATGACGACGGTCTCCTGGCTTCGCTCCGTTACCTCTTTGCCGATATCATCGGCGATGAGGACGAGGGGCCGCCGGTGCTGCCCGACGCCTGCCCGGACCATCTCGGGCCGGCCGTCACCAAGGCCATCGATCTGTTGATCGCCTATCAGAGCACGAGCTACGCCCAGCTCTATATCGACCGGCTCAAGCGCTTCGTCGGCCGCCGCGGCGTCGACGACGCCTTGCTTGCCGAGATCGCCCGCCTGATGGCGGAGCGCATGGCCTATGAGGACGCGATCCGCATCGCGCAGCTCAAGCTTGGCGAAGTCAATGCGGTGGGCGGCCTTGCGGCGCGCTCGGCCGACGACGTCAAGAAGTTTCGCCTGGACGAGTTGATCGACGCCCTGCCGGCCGTGGTCGCCGATCCGGTGCTCGGCGTGCTGGATCAGTTCGGCTGGCGGCGTCGCCGGGTCTCGATTCGCTTCAGCGCCAACAACCGCTTCAGCGTTCGCCGGCTCAGGATCGAGGCGGGCCTGAAGCGCTGGCGGCTGTTCTCGGGACGCTATGCCAGGGAGCGCGTCTGGGTCGAGCGCTGGCTGCACATGATCGACCGCAGCCTGACCAAGCAGCCGAGCGCCGCCCCGGCGGTCGTGCAGACCGCGACCATGATCCAGGGTTACGGCGATCCCTACCGCCAGGGCATCGCGGACTGGCACGTGATCATCGACGGGCTCGCCAAGCCGACCTTCGACGGCGTGCTCGTGCTCCCCGACCTTGCCGGCGCCATTGCGGAAGCGCGCGCTGCCACCATGCCCGATCCGCGGCAGGCAGCGCTGAAGCGCAAGATCGCGGAGATCCGCGCCCGGGCGCCGGCGGTGTCGTAA
- a CDS encoding PRC-barrel domain-containing protein: MAMDEKEVGNLIGSDKVEGTAVYGSDERKIGSIERVMIDKKSGRVSYAVLGFGGILGLGNDHYPLPWQSLKYDTRLGGYVTGVTESQLRGAPKYGSEREWNWSDIGTTRAVNDYYGVPFV, from the coding sequence ATGGCGATGGACGAGAAGGAGGTCGGAAACCTGATCGGCAGCGACAAGGTCGAGGGCACCGCGGTCTATGGCTCCGACGAGCGCAAGATCGGCTCGATCGAACGGGTGATGATCGACAAGAAGAGCGGGCGGGTGTCTTACGCCGTGCTCGGCTTCGGCGGCATTCTCGGTCTCGGCAACGACCATTATCCGCTGCCCTGGCAGTCGCTCAAATACGACACGAGGCTGGGCGGCTATGTCACCGGCGTCACCGAGAGCCAGCTGCGCGGCGCGCCGAAATACGGCAGCGAGCGCGAGTGGAATTGGTCCGATATCGGCACCACGCGCGCGGTGAACGACTACTACGGCGTGCCGTTCGTCTGA
- a CDS encoding Crp/Fnr family transcriptional regulator gives MASLIRKLEQFARLSPVDQVLLNRASTERVRHFGPRVDIVREGEKPKDVHLILSGWAYRYKQLEDGRRQIVAFFLPGDICDVNVFILREMDHSIGTVTAVSIADLSREFFDKVAAGHPRIVTAFWWETLVNAAIQREWTMSLGQRTALERMAHLLCEIWLRLRAAGLTQGDSCDFPLTQGDLADATGLSKVHVNRTLQELRAGGLIVLKGKTLVVPNLERLMQAGLFNPNYLHMDHEGRQLDAAATPTDAAVG, from the coding sequence TTGGCGTCGCTAATCCGGAAATTGGAGCAGTTTGCACGGCTTTCGCCGGTAGACCAGGTCCTTCTCAATCGCGCGTCTACCGAGCGCGTCCGCCATTTTGGTCCGCGGGTCGACATCGTCCGCGAGGGCGAGAAGCCGAAGGACGTCCATCTGATCCTGTCCGGCTGGGCCTATCGCTATAAGCAGCTCGAGGACGGTCGGCGTCAGATCGTGGCCTTCTTTCTGCCCGGCGACATTTGCGACGTGAACGTCTTCATCCTGCGCGAGATGGATCATTCGATCGGTACCGTCACGGCAGTGTCGATCGCCGACCTCTCCCGCGAATTCTTCGACAAGGTCGCGGCCGGACATCCGCGCATCGTGACCGCGTTCTGGTGGGAAACCCTGGTCAACGCGGCGATCCAGCGCGAATGGACCATGAGCCTCGGCCAGCGAACGGCGCTGGAGCGGATGGCCCATCTGCTGTGCGAGATCTGGCTCCGGCTACGTGCTGCAGGCCTGACCCAGGGCGACAGCTGTGATTTCCCGCTGACCCAGGGCGATCTCGCCGATGCCACCGGGCTCTCCAAGGTTCACGTCAACCGAACGCTGCAGGAATTGCGCGCCGGCGGCCTGATCGTACTCAAGGGAAAGACCCTGGTCGTCCCCAATCTCGAGCGGCTGATGCAGGCCGGCCTGTTCAACCCGAACTACCTGCATATGGATCACGAGGGACGGCAGCTCGACGCCGCTGCGACGCCGACGGACGCGGCGGTCGGGTGA
- a CDS encoding TAXI family TRAP transporter solute-binding subunit — MSAEAPSPAPMPPRPPVAKPVVKTNRAQIIVFTLLTLLLSAITVIGGRLWLRNSETLVFAVGDAKGPEAKFAAKLAIVLKNNSSRLRLKIAPNPDNAKALAQFDRRDASLAILRTDARVPPRARAIAILEHDVVLVLSPGGKKIKSLSELKKKRIAVVGDGENSVNFVRSALEIADSPDAAQRVQQAPPNTPFDKLFASGFAAVIAIEHASKIVKDKTYEQYAKRAGGFTLNAIDAAKALARKYPAISEETVSTGMLSSSPAIPDDEVDTIGLEWLLVAQSSMSTTTAAELARIIYENKAELALDDGFASKIEPAATDKDAFIVAHQGAAEYINDDTKSFMDRYSDLMYLGAAALSIIGSIFAAIYTKITRVAPEKASELAGRILDIGERVEHATCAEHLDELQDELEAILRGAVTGLRDGTVSGDGMDTFKLGYELVRDEIALRRDHLKRHPATPDENLVVVKAANG, encoded by the coding sequence ATGAGTGCCGAAGCCCCCTCGCCTGCGCCGATGCCGCCGCGCCCACCGGTCGCCAAACCGGTCGTCAAGACCAACCGCGCGCAGATCATCGTCTTCACCCTGCTGACGCTGCTCCTGAGCGCGATCACCGTGATCGGCGGCCGGCTCTGGCTGCGCAATTCCGAAACGCTGGTGTTCGCGGTCGGCGATGCCAAGGGCCCGGAGGCGAAATTCGCCGCCAAGCTCGCCATCGTGCTGAAGAACAATTCGTCGCGGCTGCGGCTGAAGATCGCGCCGAACCCCGACAACGCCAAGGCGCTGGCGCAATTCGATCGCCGCGACGCCTCGCTTGCCATCCTGCGCACTGACGCAAGGGTGCCGCCGCGTGCCCGCGCCATCGCGATCCTCGAGCATGACGTGGTGCTGGTGCTCAGCCCCGGCGGCAAGAAGATCAAATCTCTGAGCGAGCTCAAGAAGAAGCGGATCGCGGTCGTCGGCGACGGCGAAAACAGCGTCAATTTCGTCCGCAGCGCGCTCGAGATTGCCGACAGCCCCGACGCGGCGCAGCGGGTACAGCAGGCGCCGCCGAACACACCTTTCGACAAGCTGTTCGCCTCCGGCTTTGCCGCTGTGATCGCGATCGAGCATGCCTCGAAGATCGTGAAGGACAAGACCTACGAGCAATATGCCAAGCGCGCCGGCGGCTTCACGCTGAATGCGATCGACGCGGCCAAGGCGCTGGCGCGCAAATACCCGGCGATTTCGGAGGAGACGGTCTCGACCGGCATGCTGTCGTCCTCGCCGGCGATCCCCGATGACGAGGTCGATACCATCGGGCTGGAATGGCTGCTGGTCGCGCAATCCTCGATGTCCACGACGACAGCCGCCGAGCTCGCGCGCATCATCTACGAGAACAAGGCGGAACTTGCGCTCGACGACGGCTTCGCCTCCAAGATCGAGCCGGCGGCGACCGACAAGGACGCCTTCATCGTCGCCCATCAGGGCGCCGCCGAATACATCAACGACGATACCAAGTCGTTCATGGATCGCTACAGCGACCTGATGTATCTCGGTGCCGCCGCGCTCAGCATCATCGGCTCGATCTTCGCCGCGATCTACACCAAGATCACCCGCGTCGCACCGGAGAAGGCCAGCGAGCTGGCGGGCAGGATCCTCGACATCGGCGAGCGCGTCGAGCACGCCACCTGCGCCGAGCATCTCGACGAATTGCAGGACGAGCTCGAGGCGATCCTGCGCGGCGCGGTGACCGGCCTGCGCGACGGCACCGTTTCCGGCGACGGAATGGACACGTTCAAGCTCGGCTACGAATTGGTCCGCGACGAGATCGCACTGCGCCGCGATCACCTCAAGCGCCACCCTGCGACGCCGGACGAGAACCTCGTGGTGGTGAAGGCGGCCAACGGGTGA
- a CDS encoding DUF3307 domain-containing protein, with protein MLLLTAKHIIADFMLQNAWMAIGKDQKTGWALPLLAHCLVHLAVALALILVVAPRFWYVAFIDFVIHIIVDRAKGICASHFGVTLESGHPWFWTLIGVDQALHHLTGFALSIYMAAN; from the coding sequence ATGTTGCTTCTCACCGCAAAGCACATCATCGCCGACTTCATGCTGCAGAACGCCTGGATGGCGATCGGCAAGGACCAGAAAACCGGCTGGGCGCTGCCGCTGCTGGCGCACTGCCTGGTCCATCTCGCGGTCGCGCTGGCGCTGATCCTGGTGGTGGCGCCGCGGTTCTGGTACGTCGCCTTCATCGACTTCGTGATCCACATCATCGTCGATCGGGCCAAGGGCATCTGCGCCTCGCATTTCGGCGTGACGCTGGAATCCGGCCATCCCTGGTTCTGGACCCTGATCGGGGTCGACCAGGCGCTGCACCACCTCACCGGCTTCGCGCTGTCGATCTACATGGCCGCGAACTGA
- a CDS encoding YkgJ family cysteine cluster protein, translated as MADNAIDAADASPCQSCGACCSYSENWPRFTIEDDAQLDLIPPQFVNARQSGMRCEGDRCSALAGRVGEATRCEVYAVRPEVCRTCQPGDAECAMARRRHGLPLIASAQPI; from the coding sequence ATGGCCGACAACGCGATCGACGCAGCCGACGCAAGCCCCTGCCAATCCTGCGGTGCCTGCTGCAGCTATTCGGAGAACTGGCCGCGCTTCACCATCGAGGACGACGCGCAGCTCGATCTGATCCCACCGCAATTCGTCAATGCGCGACAATCAGGCATGCGCTGCGAGGGCGACCGCTGCTCGGCGCTAGCGGGCCGGGTCGGAGAAGCAACGCGCTGCGAAGTCTATGCGGTGCGGCCGGAAGTATGCCGGACCTGCCAGCCGGGCGACGCGGAATGCGCGATGGCGCGGCGCCGGCACGGGCTGCCGCTCATCGCGAGCGCGCAGCCGATCTAA
- a CDS encoding helix-turn-helix transcriptional regulator: MRRADRLFQIIQVLRRTRKPLTADAIAAELETSKRTIYRDIASLIEQRVPIRGEAGMGYILEKGFDLPPLMLTPDEIEACVLGAQWVVGHADPALARAAEDLMAKIAETVPDRLRPFVLEPASRARSAWNREPDRIDMVRTRSQIHEGKKITLNYRDEHGRDSERTIWPIAVGYHEAVRLLAAWCELRRDFRSFRTDRVVTAVYHDEKYPERRDLLRARWRRSLVWEAPRDT, encoded by the coding sequence ATGAGACGCGCCGACCGGCTGTTTCAGATCATCCAGGTGCTCCGACGCACCCGTAAGCCTTTGACCGCCGATGCCATCGCCGCCGAGCTCGAGACATCGAAGCGGACGATCTATCGCGACATCGCCAGCCTGATCGAGCAGCGGGTGCCGATCCGCGGCGAGGCCGGCATGGGCTACATCCTGGAGAAGGGATTCGACCTGCCGCCCTTGATGCTGACACCCGACGAGATCGAGGCCTGCGTGCTCGGCGCGCAATGGGTGGTCGGCCACGCCGATCCGGCGCTGGCACGCGCGGCCGAGGACCTGATGGCCAAGATCGCCGAGACCGTGCCCGACCGGCTGCGGCCGTTCGTGCTGGAGCCGGCAAGCCGGGCCCGCTCGGCCTGGAACCGGGAGCCCGACCGCATCGACATGGTCAGGACCCGCAGCCAGATCCATGAGGGCAAGAAGATCACGCTGAACTATCGCGATGAGCATGGCCGCGATAGCGAGCGCACGATCTGGCCGATCGCGGTCGGCTATCACGAGGCGGTGCGGCTGCTCGCCGCCTGGTGCGAGCTGCGCAGGGATTTCCGCAGCTTCCGCACCGACCGCGTGGTCACGGCGGTCTATCACGACGAGAAATATCCGGAGCGGCGCGACCTGCTCAGGGCGCGCTGGCGGCGCAGCCTGGTCTGGGAAGCGCCGAGGGACACCTGA
- a CDS encoding glutathione S-transferase family protein produces MITLFGFGTGFGLPEISPFVTKTEVQLKMAGLDYRKEKAMPPASPKGQLPFIADDGETIADSTFIRAHIEGKYGFDFDAPLSLQARAQAWAFERMIEHHVYWALVGARWVDDTNFAKGPAHFFDGAPDHMRDKLREDAQFRVAENYLLSGLGRHGPDEDVDLAIRSLFALSVQLGDKPYLMGDAPCGTDATAFGALAGILTPFFDSPLRERTEKFDNLAAYVGRMMRQYYPEFSWAPLQQQAA; encoded by the coding sequence ATGATTACGCTTTTTGGCTTTGGCACGGGCTTCGGCTTGCCGGAAATCAGCCCCTTCGTGACCAAAACCGAGGTCCAGCTCAAGATGGCCGGGCTCGACTATCGCAAGGAGAAGGCGATGCCGCCGGCCTCTCCCAAGGGGCAGCTGCCGTTCATCGCCGACGACGGCGAGACGATCGCCGATTCGACCTTCATCCGCGCCCATATCGAGGGCAAATACGGCTTCGATTTCGACGCGCCGCTCAGCCTGCAGGCGCGCGCCCAGGCCTGGGCCTTCGAGCGCATGATCGAGCATCACGTCTACTGGGCGCTGGTCGGCGCGCGCTGGGTCGACGACACCAATTTCGCCAAGGGGCCCGCGCATTTCTTCGACGGCGCGCCCGACCATATGCGCGACAAGCTGCGCGAGGACGCCCAGTTCCGCGTTGCCGAGAACTACCTGCTGAGCGGGCTCGGCCGTCACGGACCGGACGAAGACGTCGATCTCGCGATCCGCTCGCTGTTCGCACTGTCGGTGCAGCTCGGCGACAAGCCGTATCTGATGGGCGATGCGCCGTGCGGCACCGATGCCACCGCGTTCGGCGCGCTGGCGGGAATCCTCACCCCGTTCTTCGATTCGCCGCTGCGCGAGCGCACCGAGAAGTTCGACAATCTCGCCGCCTATGTCGGCCGGATGATGCGGCAATATTATCCGGAATTCAGCTGGGCGCCGCTGCAACAGCAAGCGGCTTAA
- a CDS encoding pyridoxamine 5'-phosphate oxidase family protein, translated as MSDGHSYASDVAFSPAVKAIQTRKGSRATYAEAEAHGGWRSEIDENLAGFLGEVNSFYLATASADGQPYIQHRGGPKGFLKVLDKHTIAFADYSGNRQFITQGNLSENAKAYIFVMDYAHRRRVKLWGEAKVVEDDPALTRALMPQGYRARPEQVILFKVAAWDTNCPQHIPQKFDAADVAAALASRDQRIAELEAELAALKGQPAAVAPA; from the coding sequence ATGTCAGATGGTCACAGCTATGCGAGCGACGTCGCATTCAGTCCGGCGGTGAAGGCGATCCAGACCCGCAAGGGTTCGCGCGCCACCTACGCGGAGGCCGAGGCACATGGCGGCTGGCGCAGCGAGATCGACGAGAACCTCGCCGGCTTCCTCGGCGAGGTGAACAGCTTCTATCTCGCGACCGCCTCGGCCGACGGCCAGCCCTACATCCAGCATCGCGGCGGGCCGAAGGGCTTTCTCAAGGTGCTCGACAAGCACACCATCGCGTTCGCCGATTACAGCGGCAACCGCCAGTTCATCACGCAGGGCAATCTGTCGGAGAACGCCAAGGCGTATATCTTCGTGATGGATTATGCGCACCGCCGCCGCGTCAAGCTGTGGGGCGAGGCGAAGGTGGTGGAGGACGATCCGGCGCTGACGCGCGCGCTGATGCCGCAGGGCTACCGGGCGCGGCCGGAGCAGGTGATCCTGTTCAAGGTCGCGGCGTGGGACACCAACTGCCCGCAGCATATTCCGCAGAAGTTCGACGCGGCCGATGTGGCGGCAGCGCTGGCCTCGCGCGACCAGCGCATCGCCGAGCTCGAGGCGGAGCTCGCCGCATTGAAGGGCCAGCCCGCTGCTGTGGCGCCGGCTTAA
- a CDS encoding LysR family transcriptional regulator — protein MDRIDAMQAFVAVADLEGFAPAARKLGLSPSAITRLIAALEERLGARLLQRTTRQVTLTDAGSRYLERARRILADVEEAEDAVESERTRPEGRLVISAPFGFGRLHVSPVVSAYLKRYPDVGVDLRLSDRRINLVEDGVDLAVRIGHLPDSTLVARHVGRMRRIVVASAGYLKLRGRPKRPADLTAHDTIQFGAMTATPDWRFMEDGREIRITPTPRFTSNSSDAAIQYAEQDGGLTRVMAYQAAESLKARRLQIVLAEFEQPAVPIHVVYPTTRLLSAKVRTFIDLVTEITDWYFD, from the coding sequence ATGGACCGGATCGACGCCATGCAGGCCTTCGTCGCGGTGGCGGACCTTGAGGGTTTTGCCCCCGCCGCCCGCAAGCTCGGCCTGTCGCCGTCCGCCATCACGCGGCTGATTGCGGCGCTGGAGGAGCGGCTCGGCGCGCGGCTGCTGCAGCGGACCACGCGGCAGGTGACGCTGACCGACGCCGGCTCGCGCTATCTGGAGCGGGCGCGCCGGATCCTCGCCGACGTCGAGGAAGCCGAGGACGCGGTGGAGAGCGAGCGCACCCGCCCCGAGGGGCGCCTCGTGATCTCGGCGCCGTTCGGCTTCGGGAGGCTGCATGTCAGTCCGGTCGTGAGCGCCTACCTGAAGCGCTATCCCGATGTCGGCGTCGACCTGCGGCTGTCGGACCGACGAATCAATCTGGTCGAGGACGGCGTCGACCTGGCGGTCCGGATCGGGCACCTGCCGGACTCGACGCTGGTGGCGCGGCATGTCGGCCGGATGCGCCGCATCGTGGTGGCGTCGGCCGGCTATCTCAAGCTTCGCGGCCGGCCGAAGCGGCCGGCAGACCTCACCGCCCATGACACGATCCAGTTCGGCGCCATGACCGCGACGCCGGATTGGCGCTTCATGGAGGATGGCCGCGAAATCCGCATTACCCCTACGCCGCGCTTCACCAGCAACAGTTCGGATGCCGCCATCCAGTATGCCGAGCAGGACGGCGGACTGACGCGGGTGATGGCCTATCAGGCTGCCGAATCGCTGAAGGCGCGGCGGCTCCAAATCGTGCTCGCCGAGTTCGAGCAGCCGGCGGTGCCGATCCACGTCGTCTATCCGACGACGCGGCTATTGTCGGCCAAGGTGCGGACCTTCATCGATCTCGTCACCGAGATCACCGACTGGTATTTCGACTAA
- a CDS encoding PaaI family thioesterase, which yields MSTDTQVVPDNPQDVPQGFEPLFRKSPLTEPWEPLYQKKTEQAVIIGLRLARPHTNGRGLIHGGLIAALADNAMGYSCGQATDWTTSFVTISLAVDFVGSANVGQWLAIESDVIKTGSTICFAQSLIKADGVTIARANGTFRVVPKKPPVS from the coding sequence ATGAGCACCGATACGCAAGTCGTCCCCGATAATCCCCAGGACGTCCCTCAAGGCTTCGAGCCGCTGTTCCGCAAGAGCCCGCTCACCGAGCCCTGGGAGCCGCTTTACCAGAAGAAGACCGAGCAGGCCGTCATCATCGGCCTGCGGCTGGCGAGGCCGCACACCAACGGCCGCGGCCTGATCCATGGCGGCCTGATCGCCGCGCTTGCCGACAACGCGATGGGCTATAGCTGCGGCCAGGCGACCGACTGGACCACCTCGTTCGTCACGATCTCGCTGGCGGTCGATTTCGTCGGCTCCGCCAATGTCGGACAATGGCTCGCGATCGAGAGCGACGTGATCAAGACCGGCAGCACGATCTGCTTCGCGCAGAGCCTGATCAAGGCCGACGGGGTGACGATCGCGCGCGCCAACGGCACCTTCCGCGTGGTGCCGAAGAAGCCGCCGGTGAGCTAA
- the pobA gene encoding 4-hydroxybenzoate 3-monooxygenase — translation MRTKVAIIGAGPAGLLLGQLLHTFGVDNIILERQTPDYVLGRIRAGLLEEGTVSLLESVGAAARLHQEGLVHHGLELAFGGARHRIDLHGSTGKTVTIYGQTEVTLDLMNARKAAGLTSIYSAADVKPLDSDTEHPRVSYVKDGVTREIACDFIAGCDGFHGISRASVPASAITSYERVYPFGWLGILSETPPVSPELIYNNHERGFALCTMRSSHRSRYYVQCPLDDHVDQWSDERFWDELKRRLDQKAADEIVTGPSIEKSIAPLRSFVAEPMRFGRMFLAGDASHIVPPTGAKGLNLAASDVHYLSQALREYYHEKSSAGLDGYSAKALARVWKAVRFSWWMTSMLHKFPDEGEFAARIQIAELDYLVSSKAASTSLSENYVGLPF, via the coding sequence TTGCGGACAAAAGTAGCAATCATTGGCGCAGGTCCGGCCGGACTGTTGCTTGGGCAACTACTTCATACTTTCGGCGTAGACAACATCATTCTTGAGCGACAGACCCCGGACTATGTGCTGGGGCGGATTCGCGCCGGGCTGCTCGAGGAAGGCACCGTGTCGCTGCTCGAGAGCGTCGGCGCCGCGGCCCGGCTGCACCAGGAGGGCCTGGTCCACCACGGTCTCGAGCTGGCGTTCGGCGGCGCACGGCACCGCATCGACCTGCATGGCTCGACCGGCAAGACCGTGACCATCTACGGCCAGACCGAAGTCACGCTCGACCTGATGAATGCCCGCAAGGCTGCCGGCCTGACCTCGATCTACTCGGCCGCCGACGTCAAGCCGCTTGATTCCGACACCGAACATCCGCGCGTCAGCTACGTCAAGGACGGCGTCACCCGCGAAATCGCCTGCGATTTCATCGCCGGCTGCGACGGCTTCCACGGCATCAGCCGCGCCAGCGTGCCGGCTTCGGCGATCACCAGCTACGAGCGGGTGTATCCGTTCGGCTGGCTCGGCATCCTCTCGGAGACGCCGCCGGTCTCGCCGGAGCTGATCTACAACAACCATGAGCGCGGCTTTGCGCTGTGCACGATGCGCTCGTCGCACCGCAGCCGCTATTACGTGCAATGCCCGCTCGACGATCATGTCGACCAATGGTCGGACGAGCGGTTCTGGGACGAATTGAAGCGGCGGCTCGACCAGAAGGCCGCCGACGAGATCGTCACCGGCCCCTCGATCGAAAAGAGCATCGCGCCGCTGCGCAGCTTCGTCGCCGAACCGATGCGGTTCGGCCGCATGTTCCTGGCCGGCGACGCCTCGCACATCGTGCCGCCGACCGGCGCCAAGGGCCTCAACCTTGCCGCCAGCGACGTGCATTATCTGTCGCAGGCGCTGCGCGAATATTACCACGAGAAATCCTCCGCCGGCCTCGATGGCTATTCGGCGAAAGCACTGGCGCGGGTCTGGAAGGCGGTGCGCTTCTCCTGGTGGATGACCTCGATGCTGCACAAATTCCCCGACGAGGGCGAATTCGCCGCGCGCATCCAGATCGCCGAGCTCGACTATCTCGTCAGCTCGAAGGCGGCCTCGACCTCGCTGTCGGAGAATTATGTGGGGCTGCCGTTCTAG